Proteins encoded by one window of Blautia argi:
- a CDS encoding DUF3786 domain-containing protein yields MALSNYEIMRNQMRSEFIKYDQTMMIQKYSLKNDSEYLYLDFVLRHYRINRKNGIAEWSDDCFRNYVEADYNESMTIYDVLCYGKNTSGLSGKYCSLNMLKGTVKSSTPGNNMFQRAADYFNGKVKELEAVCELMGERVDLKGDVAIKLYPFSFLPVILQYWEADDEFPANLKFMFDENILKYMHYETIFLYDRTSYKENTRYCKGLLW; encoded by the coding sequence ATGGCATTATCAAATTATGAAATTATGCGTAATCAGATGCGGAGTGAATTTATAAAGTATGACCAGACAATGATGATTCAGAAATATTCACTGAAGAATGATTCGGAATATTTATATTTGGATTTTGTATTAAGGCATTATAGGATTAATCGAAAAAATGGAATAGCAGAGTGGTCAGATGATTGTTTCAGAAATTACGTAGAAGCAGATTATAATGAATCTATGACAATATATGATGTCCTTTGTTATGGGAAAAACACGTCTGGTTTGTCGGGAAAGTACTGTTCTTTAAATATGCTGAAAGGGACGGTGAAATCGTCAACTCCGGGAAATAATATGTTTCAGAGAGCAGCAGATTATTTTAATGGTAAGGTAAAAGAATTGGAGGCTGTTTGTGAACTTATGGGAGAGAGGGTAGATTTAAAAGGAGATGTTGCTATAAAATTATATCCCTTTTCATTTTTGCCAGTTATTCTCCAATATTGGGAGGCTGATGATGAATTTCCTGCTAATCTAAAGTTTATGTTTGATGAAAATATATTGAAGTATATGCATTATGAAACAATTTTTCTTTATGACAGGACATCTTATAAGGAGAATACAAGATATTGTAAGGGCTTGTTATGGTGA
- a CDS encoding DUF3783 domain-containing protein: MNRKPTILYYDHGQEEKRKLLEKGVSRMGFSLIPVLPIQFPQTVGYLAKVKGFPTRKVSPLEIPPAISQEVMVLCYFSEKNLDMLLTAMKNEVLPQVALKAILTPQNSFWTFSQLFLELMEEHQKFHAEESNSER; this comes from the coding sequence ATGAACCGCAAACCAACTATACTTTATTATGACCACGGACAGGAAGAAAAACGCAAACTTCTGGAAAAAGGGGTAAGCCGCATGGGCTTTTCTCTGATTCCCGTTCTGCCGATTCAGTTTCCGCAGACCGTAGGATATCTTGCAAAAGTCAAGGGCTTTCCCACCAGAAAGGTTTCTCCGCTGGAAATCCCTCCTGCAATCTCTCAGGAGGTTATGGTTTTATGCTACTTTTCGGAAAAAAATCTGGACATGCTCCTTACTGCCATGAAAAATGAAGTACTTCCTCAGGTAGCTTTGAAAGCCATTCTCACACCCCAGAACAGCTTCTGGACCTTTTCTCAGCTTTTCCTGGAATTAATGGAAGAACACCAGAAATTCCATGCAGAAGAATCCAACAGCGAAAGATAA
- a CDS encoding sigma-70 family RNA polymerase sigma factor yields the protein MKVTEDNFIPLLCRKKEKALEYCMIHYGGLVKAVIHKYLGNLPHLEEECQNDVFFAVWNHIESYQPEKNSFANWIAGVARLKALDCKRKHAVHMLETSWEAMEEQGQSATQTVCSAEFHAIEQEFSEETQQMLSCLKPKDRELFLKLYIDEENMEEVSRSTGLTKPVIYNRLSRGKKRIRNQFTQMRERSERL from the coding sequence ATGAAAGTAACAGAAGATAATTTTATTCCTCTGCTCTGCCGAAAAAAGGAGAAAGCTCTGGAATATTGCATGATACATTACGGCGGTCTGGTGAAAGCTGTGATACATAAATATCTGGGAAACCTTCCCCATCTGGAAGAAGAATGTCAAAATGATGTATTTTTCGCTGTGTGGAATCACATTGAATCCTATCAGCCGGAAAAAAACTCTTTTGCCAACTGGATTGCAGGAGTTGCCAGACTAAAAGCTCTGGACTGCAAGCGGAAACATGCGGTTCATATGCTGGAAACAAGCTGGGAAGCCATGGAAGAGCAGGGACAGTCTGCTACACAGACCGTATGTTCAGCGGAGTTCCATGCTATAGAACAGGAATTTTCAGAAGAAACCCAGCAAATGCTTTCCTGCCTGAAGCCAAAAGACCGGGAGCTTTTCCTGAAACTCTATATTGATGAAGAAAACATGGAGGAAGTCAGCCGTTCCACCGGCCTTACAAAGCCTGTAATTTATAATCGGCTCTCCAGAGGAAAAAAACGTATCCGCAATCAATTTACACAAATGAGAGAAAGGAGCGAACGCTTATGA
- a CDS encoding carbohydrate ABC transporter permease: MAKQAVKTKKKSDKEAYLMILPAYLIFAVFILIPIGMVLYYSLTDFNMYAIPKFLGIKNYVKLFSDSEFLRAITNTLFYTVVTLTVQLALGLLLAVLLYKKSKAVPIFRTALYLPNVMSMVCVSMVWLWLYNPNFGIFNRLLETIGIAPQKWLINPSQAMLCIILVGIWKNCGYSMVIFLGGLTGIPESLYEAAQLDGAGPIRRFLNITWPMLRPTTFFLVVTGIVNSFAVFEQVNILTSGGPLNRTTTVVHQIYRRGFLEFKMGYASAMAVLLLAFSLIVTMLVFKFGNKGQDIDVS, from the coding sequence GTGGCGAAACAAGCAGTAAAAACGAAAAAGAAGAGTGATAAAGAAGCATATCTCATGATTTTGCCGGCATATTTGATTTTCGCTGTGTTTATTTTGATTCCAATTGGAATGGTCTTATATTACAGCTTAACAGATTTCAATATGTATGCCATTCCTAAATTTTTAGGAATAAAGAATTATGTGAAATTGTTTTCAGACTCAGAATTCCTGAGAGCCATTACAAATACGTTGTTTTACACGGTTGTCACATTAACAGTGCAGCTTGCCCTTGGACTTTTGTTAGCTGTTTTACTTTACAAGAAGTCAAAAGCAGTTCCTATTTTCAGGACTGCTTTGTACCTTCCAAACGTAATGTCTATGGTATGCGTTTCTATGGTGTGGCTGTGGTTATATAACCCGAATTTCGGAATTTTTAACAGATTACTTGAAACTATAGGGATTGCACCGCAGAAATGGCTGATCAATCCGAGCCAGGCAATGTTATGTATTATTCTGGTAGGAATTTGGAAAAACTGCGGTTATTCCATGGTGATTTTCCTGGGAGGCCTTACCGGAATCCCAGAGTCTTTATATGAAGCTGCTCAGTTAGATGGAGCAGGCCCTATAAGGAGATTTTTGAATATTACATGGCCTATGTTAAGACCTACCACATTCTTTTTGGTAGTAACAGGAATCGTAAACAGTTTTGCAGTGTTTGAACAGGTAAATATTCTTACAAGCGGTGGCCCGCTAAACCGCACTACAACGGTGGTACACCAGATTTACCGCAGAGGATTTCTGGAATTTAAAATGGGATATGCCAGTGCCATGGCGGTATTGCTGTTAGCATTTTCACTGATTGTTACGATGCTTGTATTCAAGTTTGGCAACAAAGGCCAAGATATCGATGTTTCATAG
- a CDS encoding flavodoxin family protein, with translation MKISIIYVSQGGNTEVAAEYIEEGILKRFPFAQVNLMSIRDDEVDYEFLQQSEAVIFGTPVYCAGMSWELKKWFDSNVRFDLSGKLGAVFVTAQSPIGGVDTAIMDVVRI, from the coding sequence ATGAAGATATCAATTATTTATGTAAGTCAGGGTGGAAATACAGAAGTTGCTGCAGAATATATTGAAGAAGGAATTTTAAAAAGATTTCCATTTGCACAGGTAAACTTAATGTCTATTCGAGATGATGAAGTGGATTATGAATTTCTTCAGCAAAGTGAAGCGGTGATTTTCGGAACACCGGTATATTGTGCTGGAATGAGCTGGGAATTGAAGAAATGGTTTGATTCCAATGTAAGATTCGATTTAAGTGGGAAATTAGGTGCGGTATTTGTAACAGCACAGTCTCCAATAGGAGGCGTTGATACGGCTATTATGGATGTTGTCAGAATATGA
- a CDS encoding sulfatase-like hydrolase/transferase, translated as MITGWLLMLLEATSHGYDGYVFDKNGKKQEFIGYRADAINNYAIHYLQEYKKENPFFLFISQIEPHHQNDHNRFEGPDGSKEKFKNFVPPQDMIKGAGDWEASYPDYLGQCHSLDENVGRLIDTLKEHKLWENTILFYTSDHGCHFCTRNQEYKRSCHESSIHIPLLAAGGAFKGGKKIPNLVSLMDLPVTLLDCAGIEKPEDFQGRSLKVLAEGTAQNWEDCVFLQISESEVGRAIRTSRWKYCVVAKEDPWNCSGADIYYEKYLYDLEKDPCENENLIKFPGYEGVKKELRDKLKEYMKKAGEAVPEIRSWQEA; from the coding sequence GTGATTACTGGATGGCTTCTGATGTTGCTGGAAGCGACCTCTCACGGATATGATGGATATGTTTTTGACAAAAACGGGAAAAAACAGGAGTTTATTGGATACCGGGCAGATGCAATCAATAATTATGCCATTCACTATTTGCAGGAATATAAAAAGGAGAATCCGTTCTTCCTGTTTATTTCCCAGATAGAGCCCCATCACCAGAATGACCATAATCGCTTTGAAGGGCCGGATGGAAGTAAGGAAAAGTTTAAAAACTTTGTTCCTCCACAGGATATGATAAAGGGTGCAGGAGATTGGGAGGCCAGTTATCCGGATTATCTGGGGCAGTGCCATAGTTTAGATGAAAATGTGGGGCGTTTGATTGATACGCTCAAAGAACATAAACTGTGGGAGAATACGATTTTGTTCTATACCTCAGACCATGGCTGTCATTTTTGCACCAGGAACCAGGAGTATAAGCGTTCCTGTCATGAATCTAGTATCCATATTCCTTTGCTTGCAGCAGGAGGAGCCTTCAAAGGCGGGAAAAAGATTCCGAACCTGGTCAGCCTGATGGATTTGCCGGTTACTTTGTTGGACTGTGCGGGCATTGAAAAGCCGGAAGATTTTCAGGGGCGTTCCTTAAAAGTCCTGGCAGAAGGCACGGCACAGAACTGGGAGGACTGTGTATTTCTTCAAATTAGCGAAAGCGAAGTGGGGCGGGCAATCCGCACCTCCAGGTGGAAATACTGTGTTGTGGCAAAAGAAGATCCATGGAATTGTTCCGGAGCAGACATATATTATGAAAAATATTTATATGATCTGGAAAAAGATCCCTGCGAAAATGAGAATCTAATAAAGTTTCCGGGATATGAAGGGGTGAAAAAAGAGTTAAGAGATAAATTAAAGGAATACATGAAAAAAGCCGGAGAGGCAGTGCCGGAAATAAGAAGCTGGCAAGAAGCATAA
- a CDS encoding sulfatase-like hydrolase/transferase, translated as MKKPNIIFYFSDQQRWDTLGCYGQSLNVTPNLDRLAKEGVLFENAFTCQPVCGPARACLQSGKYATQIGCHRNALALPQNIKTLADYFHEAGYDTAYVGKWHLASNRASYTAPVDEENFETRAIPEERRGGYRDYWMASDVAGSDLSRI; from the coding sequence ATGAAGAAACCGAATATAATTTTTTATTTTTCAGATCAGCAGCGCTGGGATACCCTGGGATGCTACGGGCAAAGTCTCAATGTGACGCCCAATTTAGACCGTCTTGCAAAAGAAGGTGTTCTGTTTGAAAATGCGTTCACCTGCCAGCCGGTATGCGGTCCGGCAAGAGCCTGCCTGCAAAGTGGGAAATATGCTACGCAGATTGGATGTCACAGGAATGCACTGGCTCTGCCGCAAAATATCAAGACCTTGGCAGATTATTTTCATGAAGCAGGCTATGATACCGCATACGTTGGAAAGTGGCATCTTGCATCCAACAGGGCTAGCTATACAGCACCAGTGGATGAAGAAAATTTTGAAACAAGGGCAATCCCGGAAGAAAGAAGAGGCGGATACCGTGATTACTGGATGGCTTCTGATGTTGCTGGAAGCGACCTCTCACGGATATGA
- a CDS encoding DUF1638 domain-containing protein, with protein MSTIVLACSSLKEYIKTAMETQNVNYDIILIDRSFHIEPAKMKREIQNTLSKLPTNIDTVLVAMGFCGGTWDNVTFPFRIVIPRVDDCISMLLQTDDQYISNRKETGTSLDYVSGSNRILEKLLTGRWDKQFLVAEPGHRIRHADFFE; from the coding sequence TTGAGTACTATTGTTTTAGCATGCAGTTCACTAAAAGAATACATTAAAACCGCAATGGAAACACAAAATGTAAATTACGATATCATTTTAATTGATCGCAGTTTCCATATAGAACCTGCAAAAATGAAAAGAGAAATACAAAATACCCTTTCAAAGCTTCCGACTAATATCGATACTGTACTTGTTGCTATGGGATTCTGCGGCGGCACATGGGATAATGTAACATTTCCTTTTCGAATTGTAATTCCACGAGTAGACGACTGTATATCCATGCTACTGCAAACGGATGACCAATACATTTCAAACAGAAAAGAAACCGGAACATCTTTAGATTATGTTTCCGGTAGTAATCGAATATTGGAAAAACTGTTGACAGGAAGATGGGATAAACAATTTTTAGTCGCCGAACCCGGTCATAGGATCCGACATGCAGATTTTTTTGAATAA
- a CDS encoding carbohydrate ABC transporter permease produces the protein MKKKKWTKVVWLVGMAVVSFIMIFPIVMMISTSFKTTGEINSPVFHFLPESFHFDNYREALSTGNWGIYFRNSFIITIVSIVFSLLFNSIAGYAFARLHFRGSKALFTLLLVGLMMPPQVTMLPTFLIMAKFPFAGGNNFMGFGGSGLMNTMPGIIIPLVSGSFGIFLCKQFYENFPRSLDEAAMIDGASKWRTYFSIYIPNSKVILATLALLKGSAVWNDYLWPLVMTNSEGMRTVQLALTMFRDETTVRWGPMMAAATLISVPMIILFLCAQKYFVQGVVSTGLK, from the coding sequence ATGAAAAAAAAGAAATGGACAAAAGTAGTTTGGCTAGTTGGTATGGCTGTAGTTTCTTTTATTATGATTTTTCCCATTGTGATGATGATTTCTACTTCATTTAAAACAACAGGAGAAATTAATTCGCCGGTCTTTCATTTTCTGCCGGAATCCTTTCATTTTGATAACTATAGAGAAGCATTATCTACTGGAAACTGGGGCATTTATTTTCGGAATTCTTTCATTATTACCATTGTAAGTATTGTATTTTCTTTGCTGTTTAACTCCATAGCAGGATATGCTTTTGCAAGACTTCACTTCCGTGGTTCAAAAGCATTATTTACATTGTTATTAGTGGGACTTATGATGCCGCCTCAGGTTACCATGCTGCCAACCTTCCTGATCATGGCAAAATTTCCATTTGCCGGCGGAAATAACTTTATGGGATTTGGTGGTTCCGGATTGATGAATACCATGCCGGGAATTATTATTCCTCTGGTATCCGGATCTTTTGGAATTTTCCTTTGTAAGCAGTTTTACGAAAATTTCCCACGTTCCCTGGATGAAGCGGCAATGATTGACGGGGCAAGTAAATGGAGAACATATTTTTCTATTTACATTCCCAATTCAAAAGTTATTCTGGCTACCTTGGCACTTTTGAAAGGCTCTGCAGTATGGAATGATTATCTGTGGCCGCTGGTTATGACAAATTCAGAGGGTATGCGTACCGTACAGCTTGCTTTAACCATGTTCCGGGATGAAACTACAGTACGTTGGGGGCCTATGATGGCAGCAGCAACCTTGATTTCTGTTCCCATGATTATTCTGTTCTTGTGTGCGCAGAAATATTTTGTACAAGGTGTCGTATCTACAGGATTGAAATAG
- a CDS encoding ABC transporter substrate-binding protein, protein MRKKWKAVLSVLLTGGIVISSAACSGGNEDLVSTKEGKSKEGKEKLVFLRAGTEDYKKEAFMQMIEGFEKEHPEYEVEYQEAPWGDDFETKLNTGFASGTAADVIHYSMSSIGARVPMGQYECLDDYVKDWEDLDDYYDSVVEAGSIGGKMYGIPYTPDARMFIINTELFEKAGLDPNNPPANWEELKEAHEKLLVKDKSGTVVQCGFGLPTSGTNINQYFQVFAMQNGMENFIDEAEDKILFDQPEAVEALEFMKELKDIGLVEWDNTQADQNPFKNGTAAMTILNENEFNGANTGELEGKLKMVPMFSNKNSATFCGMHFMFMNANSKHKDGAWELMKYMCSQDSMKTWMDTVNAAPVRTSLEEDYLKLDTENGERILEAISIGKGSPKVPYFNSVLTYVDDAMEQVYYDQSDAKTALKEAGKKVQEEIDNQ, encoded by the coding sequence ATGAGGAAAAAATGGAAAGCAGTGCTTAGCGTTCTGCTGACAGGAGGGATTGTGATTTCTTCTGCAGCATGTTCAGGCGGAAACGAGGATTTGGTTTCCACAAAGGAAGGAAAATCCAAAGAGGGAAAAGAAAAGCTGGTATTCTTGCGGGCTGGAACAGAAGATTATAAAAAAGAAGCATTTATGCAGATGATTGAAGGATTTGAAAAAGAGCATCCAGAGTATGAAGTGGAATATCAGGAAGCTCCATGGGGCGATGACTTTGAAACAAAATTAAACACAGGATTTGCATCAGGAACGGCAGCGGATGTAATACACTACTCTATGTCTTCAATTGGTGCAAGAGTTCCTATGGGACAGTATGAGTGTCTGGATGACTATGTAAAAGACTGGGAAGATTTGGATGATTATTATGACAGTGTTGTGGAAGCAGGAAGTATCGGCGGCAAAATGTACGGAATCCCATATACACCGGATGCACGTATGTTTATCATCAACACAGAATTGTTTGAAAAGGCTGGCTTAGACCCCAATAACCCACCTGCCAATTGGGAAGAGTTAAAAGAAGCTCATGAGAAACTTTTAGTAAAAGATAAGTCAGGGACAGTGGTTCAGTGTGGATTTGGCCTTCCGACCAGTGGTACTAATATCAACCAGTATTTCCAGGTATTTGCAATGCAAAATGGCATGGAAAACTTTATTGACGAGGCAGAAGATAAAATTTTATTCGACCAGCCGGAGGCAGTAGAAGCTCTTGAATTTATGAAAGAGTTGAAAGATATCGGGCTTGTGGAATGGGATAATACCCAGGCAGACCAAAATCCATTTAAAAACGGAACAGCAGCTATGACGATATTAAATGAAAATGAATTTAATGGCGCCAACACAGGTGAGCTGGAAGGAAAACTGAAAATGGTTCCAATGTTCTCCAATAAGAACAGTGCAACCTTTTGCGGTATGCATTTCATGTTCATGAATGCAAACTCAAAACATAAAGACGGTGCATGGGAACTGATGAAATATATGTGCAGCCAGGATTCTATGAAGACATGGATGGATACCGTAAATGCAGCTCCTGTAAGAACTTCTCTGGAGGAAGATTATCTGAAGTTGGATACAGAAAACGGGGAACGGATTCTGGAAGCAATCTCCATCGGAAAAGGAAGCCCGAAAGTTCCATATTTCAACAGTGTCCTGACTTATGTGGATGATGCTATGGAGCAGGTTTATTATGACCAGAGCGATGCCAAAACAGCTTTAAAAGAAGCTGGAAAGAAGGTACAGGAAGAAATAGACAATCAATAA
- a CDS encoding DUF4179 domain-containing protein, with protein MKEQIYTLLNEMDNQADSYESSQVSELELKKWKKQFSVRHTRRRSPVKYVAAAAVAVCIMGTTLFFPPTQTLVYAGMKSVTYNLSQLLGIQKDLSPYRTVVGGTISKDGFTVTLNDVVLDENLLYISDTLTVPEKIENFAGNGAATCDVNVFINGKMASWGASGGMEQADDYNLISSRRIALEPVDSTESLDMELRYSVDGKAIGSFSFAATGKELLEDTFTASLDTEVSLPDQTTLKFYKYSSNAMGQKIYFKFTTERMDYDIVLKGTDNLGNPVEFSLRTVNDHIGCMEVDTLKNGYIRDEAESLTLTPYIAKMPEESGQMSSDFQPVGESFTVMTK; from the coding sequence ATGAAGGAACAGATTTATACTCTTTTAAATGAAATGGATAACCAGGCAGATTCCTACGAATCTTCCCAGGTTTCGGAACTGGAACTGAAAAAATGGAAAAAACAGTTTTCTGTCCGCCATACCAGGCGCCGCAGCCCTGTAAAATATGTTGCCGCCGCAGCCGTTGCCGTATGTATCATGGGAACCACTCTGTTCTTTCCGCCCACACAGACACTTGTCTATGCGGGTATGAAATCCGTCACCTACAATCTGTCCCAGCTTCTGGGTATCCAGAAGGATTTATCTCCTTACCGCACCGTTGTGGGAGGTACCATCAGCAAGGACGGATTTACCGTAACGCTAAATGACGTGGTGCTGGACGAAAATCTCCTTTACATTTCTGACACCCTGACCGTGCCAGAAAAAATAGAAAACTTTGCCGGAAACGGAGCTGCGACCTGTGATGTAAATGTATTCATTAACGGAAAAATGGCCTCCTGGGGAGCAAGCGGCGGTATGGAACAGGCTGATGACTATAACCTGATCTCTTCCCGGCGCATTGCTCTGGAACCTGTGGATTCTACAGAAAGCCTGGATATGGAACTGCGATACTCTGTGGACGGCAAAGCCATAGGCAGCTTTTCCTTTGCCGCCACCGGAAAAGAACTCCTTGAAGATACGTTTACTGCTTCTCTGGACACAGAAGTTTCTCTGCCTGACCAGACAACACTCAAATTTTATAAATATTCCTCGAATGCTATGGGACAGAAAATTTATTTCAAATTTACTACGGAGCGCATGGATTACGATATTGTTCTGAAAGGAACAGATAATCTGGGAAATCCGGTGGAATTTTCCCTTCGTACTGTCAATGACCACATTGGCTGCATGGAAGTGGACACACTGAAAAACGGATATATCCGTGATGAGGCAGAATCTCTGACGCTGACTCCGTATATTGCCAAGATGCCGGAAGAAAGTGGACAAATGAGCTCGGACTTCCAGCCTGTTGGAGAGAGTTTTACAGTTATGACAAAATAA
- a CDS encoding response regulator: MATCTNGSQALACCREWKPDLLFTDIRMPVMDGMELVSQLKKEGHGSVHRDFKCLR, encoded by the coding sequence GTGGCAACGTGCACAAATGGAAGCCAGGCTCTGGCGTGCTGCAGGGAGTGGAAACCAGACCTGCTGTTTACGGATATCAGGATGCCTGTTATGGATGGCATGGAGCTGGTCAGCCAGTTAAAGAAAGAAGGCCATGGCTCCGTACACCGTGATTTTAAGTGCCTACGATGA
- a CDS encoding helix-turn-helix transcriptional regulator, which produces MILKNENEQVGLERVEQIMEFFFQEKDRKIIFMPQNEREAIILAETTENEVSKLISEVHQTLTSFGNAEIFLCAGGIGREGSDLEKIYKGAGKIAERLEFYGRTDISKTGYEQYESLFKEEQERWEAYQYEQALETLEEIFDRFRREMPDVALVKRFVLDLLLKIYWNYLDEAQRKNCSIDELILITHCKNMDILEEKVTWYARQFILELQSQHPDYSEAVCKVLEYIEKNYKENISLEEIANYVHMNKSYLSHLFKKETQKNIYSYLLDFRMEKAKKLLAETKQSIYQVGCLVGIPDSAYFSKVFKKYTGMTPLEFRKQ; this is translated from the coding sequence ATGATACTGAAGAATGAAAATGAGCAGGTTGGACTGGAGCGGGTGGAACAGATCATGGAATTTTTCTTTCAGGAAAAAGACAGGAAAATCATTTTCATGCCCCAAAATGAAAGGGAAGCCATTATTCTTGCTGAAACAACAGAAAACGAGGTTTCAAAACTGATATCAGAGGTGCACCAAACCCTGACTTCTTTTGGAAATGCAGAGATATTTTTGTGTGCAGGCGGAATCGGCAGGGAGGGAAGTGATCTGGAAAAAATCTATAAAGGTGCCGGAAAAATAGCAGAGCGTTTGGAGTTTTATGGTCGGACCGACATAAGCAAGACCGGATATGAGCAATACGAAAGCTTGTTTAAGGAAGAGCAGGAAAGATGGGAAGCATACCAGTATGAACAGGCACTGGAAACATTAGAGGAAATCTTTGACAGGTTCCGCAGGGAAATGCCGGATGTTGCATTGGTGAAAAGGTTTGTGTTAGATTTGCTTTTGAAGATTTACTGGAATTATTTAGATGAGGCACAGCGGAAAAACTGTTCTATTGATGAGCTGATCCTAATCACGCATTGCAAGAATATGGATATTCTGGAAGAAAAGGTTACCTGGTATGCCAGGCAATTTATCCTGGAGTTACAGAGCCAGCACCCGGATTATAGTGAAGCCGTATGTAAAGTCCTGGAATACATTGAGAAAAATTACAAAGAAAATATTTCATTGGAAGAGATTGCAAATTATGTACACATGAACAAGAGCTATCTGTCCCATTTATTTAAGAAAGAAACACAGAAAAATATATATTCCTATTTGCTGGATTTTCGGATGGAAAAAGCAAAAAAACTACTGGCAGAGACAAAACAGAGCATTTATCAGGTCGGATGCCTGGTGGGCATTCCAGATTCGGCATATTTTAGCAAAGTATTCAAAAAATATACAGGAATGACTCCTCTGGAATTTAGAAAACAATAG
- a CDS encoding polysaccharide deacetylase family protein, whose product MPKKLLNTLILMSFAGLLFLCAASILPDIVSVSSTAGGRELPIYCVETQKPQISISFDAAWGNEDTQTILDILAKHNVKATFFMTGGWVESYPEDVKRIFEAGHDLGNHSQNHKYMTKLSDEEKTRELMTVHNKVKELTGYDMFLFRPPYGDYDNEVVKNARKNNYYPIQWNIDSLDWKDYGADDIVKRVTENKNLGNGSIILCHNGAKYTKDALEKVITTLQEKGYEFVPVSQLIYRDNYHMNHEGRQIPDDK is encoded by the coding sequence TTGCCAAAAAAACTTCTGAACACTCTTATTCTTATGTCCTTTGCAGGGCTTCTCTTTTTGTGCGCCGCCTCGATTCTGCCGGATATTGTATCCGTAAGCAGCACAGCAGGAGGCAGAGAACTTCCTATTTACTGTGTAGAAACACAAAAGCCGCAGATTTCCATCAGTTTTGACGCTGCCTGGGGCAATGAGGACACACAGACCATTCTGGATATTCTTGCCAAACATAACGTAAAAGCCACCTTCTTTATGACCGGAGGCTGGGTGGAAAGCTATCCTGAAGACGTAAAACGGATTTTTGAGGCAGGACATGACCTTGGAAATCACAGTCAAAATCATAAATACATGACAAAGCTAAGCGACGAAGAGAAAACCCGGGAACTGATGACCGTACATAACAAAGTCAAGGAGCTTACCGGCTATGATATGTTCCTCTTTCGTCCGCCCTATGGAGATTATGACAATGAAGTGGTGAAAAATGCCCGTAAAAACAACTATTATCCCATTCAGTGGAACATTGACTCTCTGGACTGGAAAGACTATGGGGCAGATGACATTGTAAAACGTGTGACAGAAAACAAAAATCTGGGAAACGGCAGTATTATTCTCTGTCATAACGGCGCCAAATATACCAAAGACGCTTTAGAAAAGGTAATTACCACTCTACAGGAAAAAGGATATGAATTTGTTCCTGTTTCTCAGCTTATCTACCGGGATAACTACCATATGAACCACGAGGGACGGCAGATTCCTGACGATAAATAA
- a CDS encoding TetR/AcrR family transcriptional regulator, whose translation MNTVVTSREAILAVSRKLIQTQGWGAVNIRAVARDCNISIGSVYNYFSSKTDLISAVVESVWCDIFHFPGGQGQFENFTDCIQWVFESMKRGDEKYPGFFNLHSMSFMGEEKTQGQQLMAQSWKHIQEGLFMVLKQDQKVRSGVFDESFTREKFVELIFSLIIAALLQQNYDCSGILGMVCRVLY comes from the coding sequence TTGAATACTGTTGTGACTTCCAGAGAAGCGATTTTGGCTGTAAGCCGCAAGCTGATACAGACGCAGGGCTGGGGAGCGGTAAACATACGGGCAGTTGCCAGGGACTGTAATATTTCCATCGGTTCTGTTTATAATTATTTTTCTTCCAAAACTGATTTGATCTCTGCGGTTGTGGAAAGTGTCTGGTGTGACATCTTTCATTTTCCAGGAGGGCAGGGACAATTTGAGAACTTTACAGATTGTATACAGTGGGTTTTCGAAAGCATGAAAAGAGGAGATGAAAAATATCCTGGTTTTTTTAATTTGCACTCCATGAGCTTTATGGGAGAAGAGAAGACTCAGGGGCAGCAGCTTATGGCGCAGTCCTGGAAGCATATTCAGGAAGGGCTTTTTATGGTACTGAAACAAGATCAAAAGGTTCGTTCCGGAGTTTTTGATGAAAGTTTTACCAGAGAAAAGTTTGTAGAATTGATTTTTTCCCTGATTATTGCAGCTCTTCTGCAGCAAAATTATGATTGCAGCGGGATTTTAGGAATGGTCTGCAGAGTGCTTTACTAA